From the Desulfosarcina sp. BuS5 genome, one window contains:
- a CDS encoding branched-chain amino acid aminotransferase, whose protein sequence is MQLTITKAKKLKEHPNDDSLSFGTIFTDHMFNMDYNPEQGWHNPRIEPYSSINFDPSTMVLHYGQAIFEGLKAFSTESGSIQMFRPKENISRFNKSAHLLCIPELDEAFHFDILKQFINIERDWVPKAPGTALYIRPTIIATDAYLGVRASHTYRFFIILSPVGAYYAEGFNPVKIWVTKSHVRAVPGGMGEAKTPGNYAASLYAGEEATKNGYTQVLWLDGVERKYVEEVGSMNIFFVIDDEVITPMLNGSILPGITRDSVIALAKNWNLKISEKKISIDEVLKANDSGKLQEIFGTGTAAVISPVGELKYGDRVIKIDDGKVGPMALKFFNAITDIQYGRVEDSMGWIEKV, encoded by the coding sequence ATGCAATTGACCATTACAAAAGCAAAAAAATTAAAAGAACACCCGAACGATGACAGTCTATCATTTGGAACAATCTTTACTGATCATATGTTCAATATGGATTATAATCCTGAACAAGGATGGCATAATCCACGCATTGAACCTTACAGTTCAATTAATTTTGATCCTTCCACCATGGTACTCCATTATGGTCAGGCCATTTTTGAAGGGCTCAAGGCATTTAGTACGGAATCGGGCAGCATTCAGATGTTCAGGCCAAAAGAAAATATCAGTAGATTTAACAAATCTGCACATCTTTTATGCATACCTGAACTTGATGAGGCTTTTCATTTTGATATTCTAAAGCAATTTATAAATATCGAGCGAGACTGGGTGCCTAAAGCTCCCGGTACCGCACTCTATATTCGCCCTACAATCATTGCAACCGATGCCTACCTTGGGGTACGCGCTTCTCACACATATCGTTTTTTCATTATTCTTTCACCTGTCGGCGCTTATTATGCGGAAGGATTTAATCCTGTTAAGATCTGGGTGACAAAAAGCCATGTCCGCGCGGTACCTGGTGGCATGGGTGAAGCCAAGACTCCCGGCAACTATGCGGCCAGTTTGTATGCGGGGGAGGAAGCTACTAAAAACGGTTATACCCAGGTACTTTGGCTTGATGGAGTTGAGCGTAAATATGTGGAAGAAGTAGGCTCCATGAACATTTTCTTTGTTATTGATGACGAAGTAATAACGCCAATGCTTAACGGAAGCATACTGCCCGGTATTACAAGGGATTCTGTCATAGCGCTTGCAAAGAACTGGAATCTGAAAATTTCTGAAAAAAAGATCAGCATAGATGAGGTTCTTAAGGCAAATGATTCAGGTAAGCTCCAGGAAATTTTCGGAACCGGAACAGCTGCTGTTATTTCACCTGTCGGAGAGCTTAAATACGGTGACAGGGTTATAAAAATAGACGATGGAAAGGTTGGTCCGATGGCATTGAAGTTTTTTAATGCAATAACAGATATTCAGTATGGCAGGGTTGAAGACAGCATGGGATGGATCGAAAAGGTGTAG
- the tsaA gene encoding tRNA (N6-threonylcarbamoyladenosine(37)-N6)-methyltransferase TrmO codes for MTSVKMKYIGFVRTSAANIPRHWSVSDVEGSLVIKDEYTEGLKDIKAGQKIVVIFHFHRSSEFTPDYFTQTPSHRKNRMGVFSICSPRRPNPIGMSVLKVIHKEGNTIYVKGLDMFDGTPILDIKPHVVEKHDCPSFEDHK; via the coding sequence ATGACAAGTGTAAAGATGAAATACATCGGTTTTGTACGGACCAGTGCCGCAAATATTCCACGCCACTGGTCCGTTTCTGATGTTGAAGGGTCACTGGTTATAAAAGATGAGTATACAGAAGGGCTTAAGGACATAAAAGCTGGACAGAAGATAGTTGTTATTTTTCATTTTCATAGGAGTTCGGAATTTACACCGGATTATTTTACGCAAACTCCCTCTCACAGGAAAAATCGTATGGGTGTATTCAGTATATGCTCCCCGAGAAGACCTAATCCAATAGGTATGTCTGTGCTGAAGGTAATCCACAAGGAAGGCAATACAATTTATGTCAAAGGACTTGATATGTTTGACGGTACGCCTATACTTGATATTAAGCCCCATGTGGTTGAAAAACATGACTGCCCCAGCTTCGAAGACCACAAGTGA
- a CDS encoding bactofilin family protein — MADKTKNISIVDKGLTVDGTLSTTGRLIVKGTIKGTLDGDAVVVSEDGAIYAETNVASMTIGGVFEGNIKASRELVVLSTGKCTGKVECKDLVVESGGVLNAEVTCVTGSN, encoded by the coding sequence ATGGCGGATAAAACAAAAAATATTTCTATTGTCGATAAAGGTCTGACAGTAGACGGGACATTGTCGACTACCGGAAGGTTGATAGTCAAAGGCACTATTAAGGGAACCCTTGACGGGGATGCAGTAGTTGTTTCGGAAGACGGTGCCATTTATGCGGAGACCAATGTGGCCAGTATGACCATAGGCGGGGTCTTTGAAGGCAACATTAAGGCAAGCAGGGAGCTGGTAGTCCTTTCCACCGGAAAGTGTACCGGCAAGGTAGAGTGTAAGGACCTTGTGGTTGAATCCGGCGGTGTTTTAAATGCCGAGGTTACATGTGTTACAGGTTCAAACTGA
- the mqnB gene encoding futalosine hydrolase, which yields MFPHILIAAAVHNELTNLIDLVEKPVSSLIGDRKVISGYISDQPVRIIITGPALFNNVQSLTAAIENSRPSMIIQTGSAGAFKVAGLNIGDIGIATKEIDIHLGIELEPGSSFINELPFSLMIHEGHNIKNRYYLDQDLAKLAYNCLKKFLEDKNIGLKQAPFITVSTITATDRKAEALYREFKPCMENMEGSGTALLAIHYGIPCIEIRAASNFTGKRNIEAWDIPLASARVSLAVCKFIQSIKK from the coding sequence ATGTTTCCGCATATTCTCATTGCTGCAGCAGTACATAATGAACTTACAAATCTAATAGATTTAGTCGAGAAGCCTGTTTCATCATTAATTGGAGACAGAAAAGTTATCTCAGGCTATATATCTGATCAGCCTGTAAGGATCATCATTACAGGCCCGGCCCTGTTTAATAATGTCCAGTCATTAACCGCAGCAATAGAAAATTCAAGGCCCTCAATGATAATCCAGACAGGATCGGCGGGCGCATTTAAAGTGGCAGGACTTAATATAGGGGACATCGGCATTGCAACAAAAGAGATAGATATTCACCTGGGCATCGAACTGGAACCCGGAAGTTCATTTATAAATGAACTTCCATTTTCTCTGATGATTCATGAAGGTCATAATATTAAAAACAGGTATTACCTGGATCAGGACCTTGCCAAACTGGCATATAACTGCTTGAAAAAATTTTTGGAAGATAAAAACATCGGTCTGAAGCAAGCCCCCTTTATTACTGTTTCAACAATAACAGCAACAGACCGGAAGGCAGAGGCACTCTATCGGGAGTTCAAGCCCTGTATGGAAAATATGGAAGGTTCCGGCACTGCTCTGCTTGCTATCCATTATGGAATTCCATGCATTGAGATTCGCGCTGCATCCAATTTTACAGGAAAAAGGAATATAGAGGCATGGGACATTCCCCTTGCTTCGGCAAGAGTATCTTTGGCAGTTTGTAAATTTATTCAAAGCATCAAAAAATGA
- a CDS encoding menaquinone biosynthesis family protein, giving the protein MTYKKSLRLGYSTCPNDTFIFYALAHNLIDCEGFEFKIELQDVETLNQQANTCMIDISKLSFAAMGHLHDKYGLLHTGAALGRGCGPLIVARPGAKLLQLESNRIAVPGLWTTACMLLGLFISGKPDAVPLPFDKIMPAIQKGDFDFGVIIHEGRFTFKQYGLVKLLDLGEWWESETSLPIPLGGIAIRRDLGKKTAKIVNTAINASVKYAFNNRSKTDQYIKNHAQEMEQSVIHQHIDLYVNDFTLDLGNEGAEAVEKLFSIARNRGVIPKSDLPVFAF; this is encoded by the coding sequence ATGACATATAAAAAAAGCTTAAGACTCGGTTATTCCACCTGCCCCAATGATACCTTTATATTTTATGCTCTGGCGCACAACTTGATCGACTGTGAAGGTTTTGAATTTAAAATCGAATTACAGGATGTGGAGACATTAAATCAGCAGGCCAACACATGCATGATAGATATATCAAAACTTTCGTTTGCCGCTATGGGCCACCTCCACGATAAATACGGGCTTCTTCACACCGGAGCCGCACTTGGCAGAGGCTGCGGTCCTCTTATTGTAGCGCGCCCTGGGGCAAAGTTGCTTCAACTCGAATCAAACAGGATTGCGGTTCCCGGCCTGTGGACAACGGCCTGTATGCTGCTCGGCCTGTTTATATCCGGAAAACCGGATGCCGTTCCATTACCATTTGACAAGATTATGCCCGCTATTCAAAAAGGGGATTTTGATTTCGGTGTAATCATTCATGAAGGGCGATTTACCTTTAAACAATATGGCCTTGTCAAACTTCTCGATCTTGGAGAATGGTGGGAATCCGAAACATCTCTTCCGATTCCCCTTGGAGGAATTGCAATACGCAGGGATTTGGGTAAAAAAACTGCCAAAATAGTAAATACAGCTATAAATGCAAGTGTTAAATATGCATTTAATAACAGGAGTAAAACAGACCAATATATAAAAAATCATGCCCAGGAGATGGAGCAGTCGGTTATTCATCAGCATATTGATCTTTATGTAAACGATTTTACCCTTGATCTTGGAAATGAAGGCGCTGAAGCAGTAGAAAAGCTTTTTTCCATAGCCAGGAATAGAGGGGTAATCCCAAAAAGCGATTTACCTGTTTTTGCATTTTAA
- a CDS encoding competence/damage-inducible protein A, whose protein sequence is MLAEILATGDEIRSGALIDSNSAHIAQKLEEAGIEVIRHICVGDDMDIMVSTLKEISNRADFALVTGGLGPTVDDITAEAAAKAAGVDLVLDNKALENIEFFFKNRKRLMTSSNKKQAMMPENSEVIYNHAGTAPGFHFKINRCSFFFIPGVPFEMKKMLSETVIPAIRNLCGKKQEFCMVKTISTFGITESAAGEKLASIKSVFPDLKIGFRAKFPEIQVKIYLYGKDEKIMNRRMDESCKWILEKIGHKTFSVKNKSMEAEVAVLLLKQKSTIAVAESCTGGLISHLLTNIPGSSEYFLFSGISYSNESKIKVLGVSPDTLERNGAVDEKTAQEMAEGARRLAGADYGLSTSGIAGPSGGTDEKPVGTLCIGIATPSGTKGFKFNSVFDKRSMNKIVFAMKALDLLRRELLS, encoded by the coding sequence ATGTTGGCTGAAATTCTTGCAACAGGCGATGAAATACGATCCGGTGCATTGATAGACAGTAATTCAGCACATATTGCACAAAAACTTGAAGAAGCAGGGATTGAGGTTATCAGGCATATATGTGTAGGAGATGATATGGATATTATGGTCTCCACCTTGAAAGAAATCAGCAATCGAGCCGATTTTGCCTTGGTAACAGGAGGACTCGGCCCGACAGTCGACGATATCACCGCTGAAGCAGCCGCAAAAGCTGCAGGAGTTGATCTTGTTCTCGATAATAAAGCATTAGAGAATATCGAATTTTTTTTTAAAAACCGCAAACGTCTTATGACTAGTTCCAACAAAAAACAGGCTATGATGCCTGAAAATTCCGAGGTTATATATAATCATGCGGGAACTGCTCCAGGTTTTCATTTCAAAATAAACAGATGCTCTTTCTTTTTTATACCAGGCGTTCCATTTGAAATGAAAAAAATGCTTTCAGAGACTGTTATTCCTGCCATTCGCAATCTATGCGGGAAAAAACAGGAATTCTGCATGGTCAAAACCATATCGACTTTTGGCATAACCGAATCCGCTGCAGGTGAAAAACTTGCAAGTATAAAATCAGTATTCCCGGATTTAAAAATCGGCTTTCGCGCAAAATTTCCTGAAATACAGGTAAAAATTTATCTTTACGGTAAAGATGAAAAGATAATGAACCGACGCATGGATGAATCCTGTAAATGGATACTCGAAAAAATAGGGCACAAAACTTTTTCGGTAAAAAACAAATCAATGGAGGCTGAGGTGGCGGTGCTTCTGTTAAAACAAAAATCTACAATAGCCGTTGCTGAAAGCTGCACCGGAGGCCTTATATCTCACCTTCTTACAAATATACCCGGCAGTTCCGAATATTTTCTCTTTTCAGGCATATCCTATTCAAACGAATCCAAAATAAAAGTGCTTGGCGTTTCTCCTGATACTTTGGAGAGAAACGGAGCAGTAGATGAGAAAACAGCACAGGAGATGGCGGAAGGGGCACGAAGGCTTGCCGGAGCCGATTACGGACTCTCAACAAGCGGTATTGCAGGGCCGTCAGGAGGAACAGACGAAAAACCGGTGGGCACATTATGTATAGGTATAGCAACTCCTTCAGGCACTAAAGGGTTTAAATTCAATTCAGTTTTTGATAAAAGATCGATGAACAAAATAGTCTTTGCCATGAAAGCTTTAGATCTCTTAAGGCGGGAATTACTCTCTTGA
- a CDS encoding DUF5320 domain-containing protein, translated as MPGLDGSGPQGAGPMTGGGRGVCNTAAPGYGGRFVGGYYGRGMGRGFRGGYGNGIGMRRGFAGNMPVYGSGLPVNQTSEVNSLKAEADYLKNILDNINSRVAELEKSSE; from the coding sequence ATGCCAGGATTAGACGGGAGCGGCCCCCAGGGAGCCGGGCCTATGACGGGAGGCGGCAGGGGGGTTTGCAATACGGCAGCCCCGGGATATGGCGGCCGATTTGTAGGAGGCTATTATGGCAGAGGTATGGGACGTGGTTTCAGGGGTGGTTATGGAAATGGTATCGGTATGAGACGTGGTTTTGCAGGGAATATGCCTGTTTACGGATCCGGATTACCGGTTAATCAAACCAGCGAGGTCAACAGCCTGAAGGCTGAAGCAGATTATCTGAAAAATATCCTTGATAATATCAACAGCCGTGTTGCAGAACTGGAAAAATCGTCTGAATAA
- a CDS encoding DUF5320 domain-containing protein, with protein sequence MPNRDGSGPQGGGSKTGRGLGPCNPGGGGAAPQPGRGTGLAGQFGTNRGSGLGGQRRGGGRGSGRRR encoded by the coding sequence ATGCCTAACAGAGATGGATCAGGTCCCCAGGGAGGAGGGTCAAAAACAGGAAGGGGGCTGGGCCCCTGTAACCCGGGCGGCGGTGGTGCAGCGCCGCAGCCAGGTAGAGGAACAGGCCTGGCCGGTCAATTCGGTACAAATAGAGGTTCAGGCTTAGGCGGTCAACGAAGAGGCGGCGGAAGAGGTTCCGGAAGAAGAAGATAG
- a CDS encoding iron-sulfur cluster assembly protein, with the protein MTLKEKVEDRLKSFKTPGSVHDVIEKNVVKEIQVDEKGKVAFTFHPVSSVCPMAFKLAADIKKTVEQIEGVTDVNIDIIDYNRADELMRLLNSA; encoded by the coding sequence ATGACTTTAAAAGAAAAAGTTGAAGATAGATTGAAAAGCTTTAAAACTCCGGGCTCTGTCCATGATGTAATTGAAAAGAATGTTGTAAAAGAGATTCAGGTTGATGAAAAGGGGAAGGTAGCTTTTACGTTTCATCCGGTTTCTTCCGTCTGCCCCATGGCATTCAAACTGGCGGCAGACATCAAAAAAACTGTTGAACAAATTGAAGGCGTAACAGATGTAAATATTGATATAATCGATTACAATAGGGCTGATGAGCTTATGCGGCTTTTAAATAGTGCCTGA
- a CDS encoding IS4 family transposase, which translates to MDIFNIPKKNFNPQSHARFLKPLQKIFPDTPQLKSRGHRPLKMTFEDQLHALIFFHLQEHESARDLIQHLKEDDFAKECVAPDGGISRSSFSEIINSRGLEQLEYVFQALCSQAQNALPSNYSDLGELVSIDGSLIDAVLSMYWADYRKGAKKAKGHFGFDVNRKIPIKIHLTNGNGAERPFVRSILTKGQTGIMDRGYQSHKDFDLLQDEKKHFVCRIKAKTTRTIIKEQPVDPDSYIFYDAVVLLGTPGVNQTRKPVRLVGYKIAGVKYFVATDRYDLTAEQVATVYKLRWDIETFFKWWKKHLKVYHLIAHSRYGLMVQILAGLITYLLMAIYCHEQFNEPVSIKRIRQLRNTIQNELRTDEKNVWSNNLIIKEQMLYAKT; encoded by the coding sequence ATGGACATATTCAATATCCCAAAAAAGAATTTTAATCCCCAATCTCATGCTCGATTTCTCAAACCTTTGCAAAAGATTTTTCCTGACACGCCACAGCTTAAATCCCGAGGTCACAGGCCATTGAAAATGACTTTTGAAGATCAGCTTCACGCACTGATATTTTTCCATCTACAAGAACATGAATCAGCTCGTGATCTTATTCAACACCTTAAAGAAGACGATTTTGCCAAAGAATGTGTCGCTCCAGATGGAGGGATCAGTCGTAGCAGTTTTTCCGAAATTATCAATTCTCGAGGGCTTGAACAGCTTGAATATGTTTTTCAAGCTCTTTGCAGCCAGGCACAAAATGCTTTACCATCAAATTATTCAGATCTCGGTGAACTCGTTTCCATTGATGGATCTTTAATTGATGCAGTTCTGTCCATGTACTGGGCTGATTACAGAAAAGGCGCTAAAAAAGCAAAAGGCCATTTCGGCTTTGATGTCAATCGCAAGATTCCTATAAAAATTCATCTGACAAATGGAAATGGCGCTGAACGCCCCTTTGTCAGGTCTATCCTTACAAAAGGCCAAACAGGAATCATGGATCGGGGGTATCAATCACATAAGGATTTTGATCTTCTTCAGGATGAAAAAAAACATTTTGTTTGCCGCATCAAAGCGAAAACAACAAGAACTATTATCAAAGAGCAGCCTGTTGATCCCGACAGCTATATTTTTTATGATGCTGTGGTTCTTCTTGGCACTCCTGGGGTAAACCAGACCAGAAAGCCGGTTCGACTGGTTGGTTATAAAATTGCCGGTGTCAAATATTTTGTGGCAACTGATCGTTATGACCTTACAGCCGAGCAGGTTGCAACCGTTTATAAGCTTAGATGGGATATCGAAACTTTTTTCAAATGGTGGAAGAAACATTTAAAAGTGTACCACTTGATTGCTCACAGTAGATATGGCCTGATGGTTCAAATCCTTGCGGGGTTAATAACCTACCTGCTTATGGCCATATACTGCCATGAACAGTTTAATGAACCTGTATCAATAAAGAGGATTCGTCAGCTTAGAAATACCATCCAGAACGAATTACGTACTGACGAAAAAAACGTATGGTCTAATAATCTGATTATCAAAGAGCAAATGCTATATGCCAAAACTTAA